A section of the Triticum dicoccoides isolate Atlit2015 ecotype Zavitan chromosome 7A, WEW_v2.0, whole genome shotgun sequence genome encodes:
- the LOC119329413 gene encoding LOW QUALITY PROTEIN: uncharacterized protein LOC119329413 (The sequence of the model RefSeq protein was modified relative to this genomic sequence to represent the inferred CDS: substituted 2 bases at 2 genomic stop codons) produces the protein MPGFHVYPQASRLSGECLPDVSVVAPSTPAPTPIDLNATPVADGSSSGGARKHTRQMSADVLPDARNLFEGMPTAGDEDYMQNLIFEGGVPAAGYDPDETQSQDGREVFTPTDGYDPDQAAFMRDQVDMDLDGFPLDHEFPDDYGQEEEDECDIEVEPLFEDELANQAGGPKPKRKSKRTKAYTAAEDKLLCECWRDIGQDPKTSGEQKHSTFWIRVHREFHERKKFPPYQIMTVEEVGGELARPRGKTNSKKEDKRDAASNALITSVEGMMNKKNSREEERRRFKEEQMNAFMEIQRRRLEMGAEKQAKMLEMEAEKQTKMLEIEAANAKTKAKEVALTSMMTGVEIMKGLKTSLLFRFEPRTGTNVCGPGARPIGPGVNARLASQEQSATHRRTEAVTREVAWRXASKEPXRAGQQQNILLPTRQSSISRRRRLRISGATASAAVLLRGRILRDRAPLYACLVLAESSARCRMEEVDPASANSQASTGDAAADQPINVYVWDLDETLILLKSLLDGSFAGHFEGLKDHEKGTEIGKRWENIILELCDEHFFYEEIENYNQPYLSCLHEYDDGKDLTKYDFEADCFSSPFDDVNKRKLAYRHRAIGDKYAKGLQKILDHRMFKVWSDLYSSTDKYTDGWLSSAHKLLEEALGKSTAEPVVKSSSINCIVTSGSLVPSIAKCLLYRLDDVVSSDNVYSSWESGKLQCFKWIKERHGGPNVRFCAVGDGPEERSAASIMKWPFVKIEIRPDAPHRFPGLSLSTIHGIMDAVYQSSGKDG, from the exons ATGCCCGGCTTCCATGTGTACCCAcaggcctcccgcctctccggggagtgcttgcccgacgtgagcgtggtggcgccttccacgcccgcgcccacgcccatcgacctcaacgccacaccGGTGGCCGATGGCTCGTCATCGGGAGGCGCGAGGAAACACACGAGGCAAATGTCGGCCGACGTGCTACCGGACGCCCGTAACCTATTCGAGGGAATGCCGACCGCCGGCGACGAGGACTACATGCAGAACCTCATCTTCGAGGGCGGTGTGCCGGCCGCTGGCTACGATCCTGACGAGACACAAAGTCAGGACGGCCGCGAGGTGTTCACGCCGACCGATGGCTATGATCCCGATCAGgcggccttcatgcgtgatcaggtcgaCATGGACCTGGACGGCTTCCCACTTGACCACGAGTTTCCGGACGACTACgggcaagaggaagaggacgagtgcgacatcgaagtggagcctttgttcgaggacgagctcgccaaccaagccggcgggccgaagccgaagcgcaagagcaagcgaACGAAGGCATACACGGCggccgaggacaagcttctttgcgagtgttggcgagacattggacaagaccccaagACCAGCGGCGAACAAAAGCATTCAACTTTTTGGATTCGTGTCCACCGagagtttcatgagcgcaagaagtttccgcCTTACCAAATTATGA CCGTGGAGGAGGTTGGGGGCGAGCTGGCAcggccgcgggggaagaccaactccaagaaggaggacaagagGGATGCGGCATCAAACGCCTTGATCACAagcgtggagggcatgatgaataagaagaactcaagggaggaggagcgccggcgtttcaaagaagagcaaatgaacgccttcatggagattcaaaggaggaggcttgagatgggcgcagagaagcaagccaagatgcttgagatggaggcggagaagcaaaccaagatgctagagatcgaggccgccaacgccaagaccaaggcgaaagaagtggctctcacgagcatgatgaccggggtggagatcatgaa gggactaaagaccagCCTTCTGTTCCGGTTCGAGCCAAGAACCGGAACCAatgtttgtgggccaggagcgaggcccattggtcccg GCGTAAACGCTAGATTGGCTTCACAAGAACAGTCAGCCACACACAGACGCACTGAGGCGGTCACTAGAGAGGTTGCTTGGCGGTGAGCATCTAAAGAGCCATGA AGAGCAGGGCAACAACAAAACATACTACTCCCTACTCGTCAGAGCTCcatctcccgccgccgccggcttcgCATCTCCggcgccaccgcctccgccgccgtcctcctccgtgGTAGGATCCTCCGAGACCGTGCGCCCCTCTACGCCTGCCTGGTCCTCGCCGAATCTTCCGCCAG GTGCCGAATGGAGGAGGTTGACCCCGCCTCAGCTAATAGCCAAGCTTCGACTGGTGATGCCGCGGCAGATCAGCCTATCAACGTGTACGTGTGGGACTTGGATGAAACACTTATTCTGCTCAAGTCCCTGCTAGATGGGTCGTTTGCCGGGCATTTTGAGGGCCTCAAGGACCATGAAAAAGGTACTGAAATAGGCAAGCGCTGGGAGAACATCATTCTTGAACTCTGCGATGAGCACTTCTTCTATGAGGAG ATTGAGAACTACAATCAACCCTATCTCAGTTGTTTACATGAGTATGATGATGGGAAAGACTTGACAAAATATGATTTTGAGGCCGACTGCTTTAGTTCTCCTTTTGATGATGTGAATAAAAGGAAGCTTGCCTACAGGCATCGTGCTATTGGAGACAAGTATGCAAAG GGTTTGCAAAAAATTCTGGACCACCGCATGTTCAAAGTCTGGAGTGATTTGTATAGTTCAACAGACAAATATACTGATGGCTGGCTTTCTTCAG CTCATAAGTTGCTGGAAGAAGCGCTGGGTAAATCAACAGCTGAGCCTGTTGTCAAATCTTCAAGTATCAATTGCATAGTTACTTCAGGGTCCCTGGTTCCGAGCATTGCCAAATGTTTGCTGTATCGCCTGGACGATGTGGTCTCATCAGATAATG TTTACAGCTCGTGGGAATCGGGGAAGCTGCAGTGCTTCAAGTGGATCAAGGAACGCCATGGCGGCCCGAACGTCCGCTTCTGCGCGGTTGGAGACGGCCCCGAGGAGCGCAGCGCAGCTTCCATAATGAAATGGCCGTTCGTCAAGATCGAGATCCGCCCCGATGCTCCTCACAGGTTCCCCGGCCTGAGCCTGTCGACGATCCATGGCATCATGGACGCCGTGTACCAGTCATCGGGCAAAGACGGTTGA